From a single Cyclobacterium marinum DSM 745 genomic region:
- a CDS encoding GntP family permease has translation MLQDPLIILVIGMLIVIGGIIFGKLNPFIALIVAALVVAWLTPSVAIVDFALSKGQSETAAQALANTSIGERIAAAFGSTVGKIGILIAMAAIIGKAMLMSGAAERIVRSILGLTGEKNAPLAFLSGSFFLGIPVFFDTVFYLMIPLAKAMAMRLKQSYLLLVLCITAGAAMANSLVPPTPGPLFLIAEMDIPIGMMMVGGFLVGSVTIIVGYFFAVWVNKRNPIPLRESLDAPLSEIEALANKDAAQLPSLGISLSPILVPLVLITGSATVHTFMDIDSTMNSNKLLLLLQFFGEKNMALIMGALAALLTLFIQKKKTNDGIKGAVQSALTSGGVIILITAAGGAFGAMLQQTGISLRIAELTSGYQMALIPLAFFITALVRTAQGSATVAMITASGILSGMSTTGLDFHHLYLGLAIACGSKLVPWMNDSGFWIVCKMSNLTEKEALRTFSPLLTIMGIVGLITIMIAAKIFPLV, from the coding sequence ATGTTGCAAGACCCTTTAATTATTCTAGTCATAGGGATGCTTATCGTAATTGGTGGCATCATATTCGGGAAATTAAACCCTTTTATTGCGCTAATTGTGGCTGCATTGGTGGTGGCTTGGTTGACTCCATCAGTAGCTATTGTGGACTTTGCTTTAAGCAAAGGACAATCTGAAACAGCCGCTCAGGCTTTGGCGAATACCTCTATTGGCGAACGAATCGCTGCGGCTTTTGGAAGTACCGTGGGGAAAATAGGTATTTTAATCGCTATGGCGGCCATTATTGGTAAGGCCATGTTAATGAGTGGTGCTGCAGAACGGATCGTTAGGTCTATTTTAGGGTTGACAGGTGAGAAAAATGCTCCACTGGCATTTTTGAGTGGTAGTTTTTTCTTGGGAATACCTGTTTTCTTTGATACGGTATTTTACCTTATGATACCTTTGGCCAAAGCCATGGCCATGCGATTGAAGCAGAGTTATTTACTCCTCGTATTGTGCATCACTGCTGGAGCAGCTATGGCCAATTCATTGGTTCCTCCGACACCCGGACCTCTATTTCTAATTGCCGAAATGGATATTCCCATAGGCATGATGATGGTAGGAGGTTTTTTAGTAGGCTCTGTGACTATTATTGTAGGCTATTTCTTTGCGGTGTGGGTCAATAAAAGAAACCCAATTCCATTACGAGAATCCCTTGATGCTCCATTGAGTGAAATTGAAGCACTGGCCAATAAAGATGCTGCCCAACTGCCATCATTAGGAATCTCTTTATCTCCTATACTGGTGCCTTTAGTGTTGATTACAGGAAGTGCTACAGTTCATACTTTTATGGATATAGACAGTACAATGAATAGCAATAAATTGCTCCTTTTGCTTCAGTTTTTCGGAGAAAAAAATATGGCCTTGATCATGGGGGCTTTGGCGGCATTATTGACGCTCTTTATTCAGAAAAAGAAAACAAATGATGGGATCAAGGGGGCTGTTCAGTCTGCTCTAACCAGTGGTGGAGTAATTATATTGATAACCGCAGCAGGAGGTGCTTTTGGCGCCATGTTGCAACAAACTGGGATAAGTTTAAGAATTGCAGAGCTTACATCCGGCTATCAGATGGCACTAATACCCTTGGCTTTCTTTATTACAGCATTGGTGAGAACTGCCCAAGGCTCAGCTACTGTGGCAATGATCACTGCATCCGGGATTTTATCAGGCATGTCAACCACCGGTTTGGATTTTCATCATCTATACTTGGGTTTGGCCATAGCATGTGGATCCAAATTGGTTCCATGGATGAATGATAGCGGATTTTGGATTGTATGTAAAATGAGTAATCTAACTGAGAAAGAAGCCTTAAGGACTTTTTCTCCTTTGCTTACCATTATGGGAATTGTTGGATTAATAACCATTATGATAGCCGCGAAAATATTTCCTTTAGTTTAA
- a CDS encoding HpcH/HpaI aldolase family protein has protein sequence MKNIKKRLKSGETLAGCWLNLGSSVTAEIVGSSGYDWVLIDLEHGSGEQADLLHQLQALEHTPASALVRVESHKKERIHRVLDLGANGVMVPQIKKVAEAKSAIAGIHYPPNGVRGVAKMVRATGFGKNFDSYKKGTLENLLGVIQIETLEALEVLDEIAELPGVDVLFIGPADLTMALGIDGDLSHPLFVDAVEKIVAAARKAGKAVGILLFDPNDFQKYNELGIQLIACGADATFVANGARAMASQLNSAKNRKG, from the coding sequence ATGAAAAATATTAAAAAGAGATTAAAATCCGGGGAAACATTGGCCGGTTGCTGGCTAAACTTAGGTAGTTCTGTAACCGCAGAAATTGTTGGTTCTTCAGGCTACGACTGGGTACTTATTGATTTAGAACATGGTTCAGGTGAACAAGCTGATCTTTTACACCAACTCCAGGCATTAGAGCATACACCAGCTTCAGCATTGGTACGCGTAGAGAGTCACAAAAAAGAAAGAATTCATCGGGTACTGGATCTTGGTGCCAATGGCGTAATGGTTCCTCAAATAAAAAAAGTAGCAGAAGCCAAGTCAGCTATTGCGGGTATTCATTATCCTCCTAACGGTGTCAGGGGAGTAGCCAAAATGGTCCGGGCCACAGGATTTGGTAAAAACTTTGATTCTTATAAGAAAGGGACATTGGAAAACCTACTTGGTGTTATTCAAATTGAAACTTTGGAAGCTTTAGAGGTATTGGATGAAATTGCTGAACTTCCGGGAGTAGATGTGTTATTTATTGGTCCTGCAGACCTTACCATGGCTTTGGGAATAGATGGAGACTTGTCTCACCCTTTATTTGTTGATGCTGTGGAAAAAATTGTTGCAGCCGCAAGAAAAGCAGGTAAAGCCGTGGGTATTTTGCTTTTCGATCCCAATGATTTTCAAAAATACAATGAATTAGGGATTCAGCTTATCGCATGTGGTGCTGATGCTACCTTTGTAGCCAATGGAGCAAGGGCGATGGCTAGCCAGCTGAATTCGGCTAAAAATAGGAAAGGGTAA